A part of Saimiri boliviensis isolate mSaiBol1 chromosome 11, mSaiBol1.pri, whole genome shotgun sequence genomic DNA contains:
- the SFN gene encoding 14-3-3 protein sigma has protein sequence MERASLIQKAKLAEQAERYEDMAAFMKGAVEKGAELSCEERNLLSVAYKNVVGGQRAAWRVLSSIEQKSNEEGSEEKGPEVREYREKVETELRGVCDTVLGLLDRHLIQESGDAESRVFYLKMKGDYYRYLAEVATGDDKKRIIDSARSAYQEAMDISKKEMPPTNPIRLGLALNFSVFHYEIANSPEEAISLAKTTFDEAMADLHTLSEDSYKDSTLIMQLLRDNLTLWTADNAGEEGGEAPQEPQS, from the coding sequence ATGGAGAGAGCCAGTCTGATCCAGAAGGCCAAGCTGGCAGAGCAGGCCGAACGCTATGAGGACATGGCAGCCTTCATGAAAGGCGCCGTGGAGAAGGGCGCGGAGCTCTCCTGCGAAGAGCGAAACCTGCTTTCTGTGGCCTACAAGAACGTGGTGGGCGGCCAAAGGGCTGCCTGGAGGGTCCTGTCCAGCATTGAGCAGAAAAGCAATGAGGAGGGCTCGGAGGAGAAGGGCCCCGAAGTGCGTGAGTACCGGGAGAAGGTGGAGACTGAGCTCCGGGGCGTGTGTGACACTGTGCTGGGCCTGCTGGACAGACACCTCATCCAGGAGTCTGGGGACGCCGAGAGCCGGGTCTTCTACCTGAAGATGAAGGGCGACTACTACCGCTACCTGGCCGAGGTGGCCACTGGTGACGACAAGAAGCGCATCATTGACTCAGCCCGGTCAGCCTACCAGGAGGCCATGGACATCAGCAAGAAGGAGATGCCGCCCACTAACCCCATCCGCCTGGGCCTGGCCCTGAACTTTTCCGTCTTCCACTACGAGATCGCCAACAGCCCCGAGGAGGCCATCTCGCTGGCCAAGACCACCTTCGACGAGGCCATGGCTGATCTGCACACCCTGAGCGAGGACTCCTACAAAGACAGCACCCTCATCATGCAGCTGCTGCGAGACAACCTGACGCTGTGGACGGCCGACAACGCCGGGGAAGAGGGGGGCGAGGCGCCCCAGGAGCCCCAGAGCTGA